GCAATGGCTGCCACAAAGCCAATCATTGCGAGTCTGCCATTGATCCTCTCTGGTGCCGGCCCACTGAATGCGAATACGTCCGTGAAGTCGGTGCTCACCTGTCAACATGATCCGCGTTAGTTTACGCAAGGAGAAGTTATGTATTTGGTGAAGTGGATTGACCAATCTTTGGTAGAACGACATAAAACCAGTACATACTGTGTATGAACTATTCTTTATACACATCACATCTGTCGCACACTCGTCACGCAACTAAACTCATTTCAATCCTAAAGTTTAAGCTctttaaatagaaaaaagtgACGTTCATAAGCAAGGCCTCCCCGAAACTCGTTTTCATGTGCTAGGATTAGGAGGCTCTCAAGCATAAATATACCTTTGGTTTCGATTTCGGGAATGGGTTCAGATCCTGCTTGCTCTCCTGCAATATTCACCACATACCAATGTTAATTTAAGTAACTATTTGTTATCACATTGCCAACATAATAAGCAAACATCGATCGAAATTCTGCTACTTCACCTTAGCCATACACTTCACACGCAAGCCAACCCGGGGAGCCAACCTAGGACTATGGTCGGCAGGGAAAAGTCCTCTCACAACGGATTTCCTGGAGCTAATGTCGATCGCGGTCCTAGGATTTGCAGGGATCGAGTGCATCATGATTGTTAAGGCCATGATCTCCAAACAATGACCAGAAGTTTTGGGAAAGCTAGTACAACAATACTCAAAAGATAtggaatcgaatcgaatcggaCTAGATTGAAGGGCTACTGTCTTGGAGTATACAGTGAACGATACGAAGCGGTCTTTATATAGTGctggggaagagagagagagagaccggtGGATGGACGGTGTTGGTTCCACGTGACGCATGTTCGTGGAGGTTAAATGGTTTCGCCATGTCCGTCAAATGCAAAAGTTACGACGTGGACCTTCAAATAGCCCCGAACAAACAAAAGGACAAATGGTTTCTGGGACTTTAGTTCTCGTCGGCTTTCCTAACGTGAGGCCAAGAGGTAAGTAACGTCGTCGGAGATTTTTCTACGGTGGAGAAACACATCGGACCTTCAACGACCGTGAATCGCCGTGACCTTGATGCGAAAGTCATGCCACTCTCTTCTTGTCTCTCTCTTCACGTTTCGATGGCGCATTCACTAGGAAGAATCTGGAGCTCTC
The genomic region above belongs to Rhodamnia argentea isolate NSW1041297 chromosome 6, ASM2092103v1, whole genome shotgun sequence and contains:
- the LOC115745539 gene encoding early light-induced protein 1, chloroplastic-like, with product MALTIMMHSIPANPRTAIDISSRKSVVRGLFPADHSPRLAPRVGLRVKCMAKESKQDLNPFPKSKPKVSTDFTDVFAFSGPAPERINGRLAMIGFVAAIAVELSKGQDLFAQISEGGIPWFIGTSILLSVASLVPLFQGVTAESKSDGVMTSDAELWNGRLAMLGLVALAFTEYVKGGTLV